The Longimicrobium sp. sequence CCCAGTCGAAGAGGCGGAGCGACCAGCCGCCGCCCTCGACGGCAAGGGCGCCGAGCCAGCCGGGGCCGGGGTCCAGCTCGCGCAGCGTCCAGCGCGCGGCCTCGTCCGGGGTGCCGCGGGTGCAGAGCAGGTGCGCGGGCTCGCCGGGGCGCAGGGTGACGTCGAAGCGGTCGAGCGGCATGGTGAGCCCCTCGCCGATGGCCTTGATGTACGCTTCCTTGCGCGTCCAGCAGGTGAAGAAGGCCAGGTCGCGCGCCTCGTCGGGGATGGAGTCGTAGACCTGGTTCTCGGGGACGGAGAAGAAGCGGCGGGCCACGGCGTCGCGGTCGCCGACGGGGAGGACGGCCTCCAGGTCCACGCCCAGCTCGCGGCCGAGGGCAAGGGCGATCAGCAGCCCGTCGCCGGAGTTGGAGACGTTGAAGCGCAGGCCGCCCGCCGCCTCGGGGCCGTCGAGCGCGGGCTTGCCGTGCTCGGCCAGGCGGTAGCGGAGCGCGGCCGGGTCGGCGCCCAGATAGCGCGCCAGCACCTGCCGCTGGATGCCGCGCCCGGCGATGAAGCGGTCGCGGTGCACCTCGAAGCGGAAGCGCGCGGCGCGCTCGCGCTCGTCGGCGGAGAGTACGGCGTGGTACCGCGCCAGCTCGTCCGGCGTCGCGGCGAGGGAGGCGCGCCAGACGTGCACCTCGTCGGCGGCGAGCGCGGGGCGCGGCGGCGCCGGCTCCCAGGCCGGCTCAGGCATGCACCACCAGCCGGGCCAGCACCCCGCGCAGCTCCAGGTTCAGCTCGCGGAGGAACTTCTCCCGCTCGCCCACGATGAAGAAGTGGTCGCCGCCGATCATGCGGAGCTGGAAGGCGGCGCTGGTCTGCTCGCGCCAGGGCTCCACCTGGTGCGGCGGCACCTCCAGGTCCCGCACGCCGCCGTACGCGGAGAGCGGGACGGCCAGCGGCGCCTCGGGGGTGTAGCGGTAGGTCTCGCCGAGCGAGAAGTCGGCGCGGAGCATGGGGACGATCAGCTCCATGATCTCCGGGTTCTGCAGCACCTCTTCGGGCGTGCCGTTGAAGCGCCGCAGCGCGTCCAGGAACTGGTCGTGCGGGAGCGCGTGCAGCGGCGGGTCGGTGAGCGGCAGCTGCGGCGCCGGGCGCGCGGAAACGAACAGGTGCACCAGCCCGCGCCGTCCCTCGCGGCGGAGCAGGCGCGCCAGCTCGAACGCCATCAGCCCGCCGTTGCTGTGCCCGAACAGCGCAAACGGCCGGTCCATGAACGGCGCCAGCTCGGCGCCCAGCCGCGGCGTCAGCGCGTCGATGTCGCTGAACGCGGGCTCGGAGAGGCGGCTCTCGCGGCCGGGGAGCTGCACGGCCACCAGCTCCACCTCGGGCGGAAGGAGCCGCGCCCACGGCGCGAAGATCGAGGCGCCGCCGCCGGCGAACGGAAAGCAGAACAGCCGCAGCCGCGCGCCGGGGTTGGGGCGCGGGAACACGACCCACGGGCTGGGGCGGTCGGGTCGGGGCGGCGGGGACGAATGGGTCACGGGGCTGGCCGGGCTCGGTGTGGTGCTGGTTCGGTCGAACGGACGAACGGCGGTTTTGGGCGTGTTGGGCGCCGAGACGCCCAAACGGGCTGCGCGCGCCGTAGGGCAGCAAACTACGCTGCCCAACGGCGCCGGGCCCCGCCGCGCCAGGCGGCGGTGCGGATTCGCGGCATCATGGCGCGCGCGGCGGGTCCCGGCCCTCCGGGCGCGCATCCCTCACGCAGCGCCTGCGAAGGACGGTCGCGAGGACCCGCATCTGGCCGGGCGAATGAATTCGCGGCAACAACGGCACGAAGTCCCTGCGGGACTGCTTTCATGCATCCCGGCGCGCGACCGGCATCCGCGCCGCCGCCGGGTGAGCGTCGTGCCGGAGGCTACCGTGCGCGGCGGTGCATCTCCAGCTCGCCGCGCGCGATGGCGACCTGCTGGATCTGCGTGCTTCCCTCGATGATCTCCATCACCCGCGAATCGCGCAGGTAGCGCTCGACGGGGTACGCGTCCGTCAGGCCGTTGGCGCCGTGGATCTGCACCGCGTCCAGCGCGGCGCGGGTGGCCGCCGTGCTGGCGAAGTACTTGGCGATGAAGGTCTCGTGCGCGGCCGCGGGGTCGACCTGGTCGCGGAGCCAGCCGGCGCGCATGCACAGCGAGTGCGCGGCGCGCTGATCGGCGGTCATGTTCGCCAGCATCCGCTGCACCAGCTGGTGCTCGCCGATCGCCGCGCCGAACTGCTGGCGCGTGGCCGCGTACGCCAGCGACGCATCCAGGCAGGCGCGCACGATCCCCGCCGAGCCGCAGGCCACGCTGTAGCGCCCCACCTCCAGCGTGGCCACGGCGATCGCCAGTCCGAAGCCGGCGCCGCCGAGGCGCGCCTCCCTGGGCACGCGGCAGCCGTCCAGGCGCAGCTCGGCCAGCATCGACGCGCGCGTCCCGGCGATCTCCAGCGGCACCGTCTGGAACCCCGGCGTGCCGCGCTCCAGCAGGAAGGCGACGGGCTTCCCCTCCAGCTTGGCGAAGAGGAGGAAGACGTCGGCGATCTGCCCGTACGTGGTCCACTTCTTCGTGCCGCGCAGCACGTACCCATCGCCATCCGCCGTCGCGACCGTCTCCACCGCGGAGGCGTCGCTGCCCACGTTGGGCTCGCTGAGCGCGAAGGCGCCGATCGCCTCGCCGCGCGCGAGGGGGCCGAGCCAGCGCTCCTTCTGCGCGCGCGAGCCCCAGCGCAGCACGGCGTACGAGGCCATGCTGTGCACGGTCAGCAGCGAGCGCAGCGACGAGCAGGCGCGGCCCAGCTCCTCGTTCAGCAGCCCGAACGTCACCCAGCCCATCCCCGCGCCGCCCTGCTCGCACGGGACGACGGCGCCCAGCCAGCCGGATTCCGCGAGGCGGCGGATGGCGTCGGGCGGGGTGATGCCCGCGCGGTCCCACGCGCCGGCGTGCGGCGCCACGTGCGCGTCGGCGAACGCGGCGAACTCCGCGCGCGCCGCCTCCTGCGCGGGTCCAAGGTCCATGCGGAGCGCGGGCTCGGGGACGGCGTCCACGGGCGGCGCGGACAGGGCGGTCACGCCGCGGGCGCGCCCAGCTTGCGCTCCACGAACGCCGAGAGCGCGTCGATCGAGCGGAAGTTGTCGATGTCCAGATCGTCGGAATCGACCGTGACGCCGAAGTCGCTCTCCACGAACTGCACCAGCTGCATGGCGAACATGGAGTTCACGAAGCCGCTGGCGAAGAAGTCTTCCCCGTCCTGAAGGTCATGCCCGCGAAAGAAGCGGCCCACGAACGCGCGCAGCTTCGTACGGATCTCTTCGTCGTTCATCCTGCATTCCTCGAAGTGTTGTGGTGTTGCCCCCGCCACCCGGACGATCGGCGGGACGAGCAGATTCGATCGCGGCCGGACCCCTCACCGGCGGCTGAAGCCGCAGCAACAACTACGGGAAGCCTCGCAAACTGCGCGAGGCTGGTCCGCTCGGTATGCGGCATCGGCGCTCACGGCCGATCCCGGCGCGTCGACAGTCGCGCCGGGATTTGGGGACCGCGGCTCAGACACCGTAGTCGTAGAAGCCGCGGCCGTTCTTGCGGCCGTGCAGGCCGGCATCGACCATCTTCTTCAGCAGCGGGCAGGGGCGGTACTTGCTGTCGTTGTAGCTCTCGTAGAGCACCTCGACGCTGTACAGGATGGTGTCCAGCCCGATCAGGTCCGCCGTTTCCAGCGGCCCCATCCTGTGCCCGAAGCAGGTCTTGAAGATGCGGTCCACGTCCTCGGCGGCGGCCACCTGGTCCTGCACCAGCCACACGGCCTCGTTGATGGTCAGCATCAGCACGCGGTTGCTGACGAAGCCGGGCATGTCGTTGACCACGATCCCCTCCTTCCCCATGGCCCCGAGCAGCGCCTGCGCGGTGTCGATGGTGGCCTGCGACGTGTGGAAGGCGCGGATCACCTCCACCGTGGGCTTCAGCGGAACGGGGTTCATGAAGTGCATCCCCAGCACCCGGTCCGCCCGCTGCGTCAGCGAGCCGATGCGGGTGATGGAGTACGCGGAGGTGTTGGCCGCGAAGCAGGCGTGCGGCGGGCAGACGCGGTCGAGCACGGGGTAGACGGGGCTCTTCAGCTCCCACTTCTCCGTGACGTTCTCGATGACGAAGTCCGCCGCGGCGAAGCCGTCGTAGCTGGTGGTGAAGTCGATGCGCGCCAGCACCTCGGCGGGCGCGGGGCCGGCCGTCTTCTGCTTCGTGAACATCCCGTGGAAGCGCAGCCCCTTCTCGATCTCGGCGCGCGCGCGGGCCAGCACCTCGTCGCTCACGTCCAGCAGGATCACGCGGTGGCCGGTCTGCGCCAGGTTCTGCGCCACCCCCACGCCCATCACCCCGGCGCCCACCACACCCACGGTGCGCGGCGCCGCCTGGTTCTCTGACATTCCTCTTCCGTTCTGCGTTCGATTTGGAGTCCGTCGGGCGGGCGGGGCGCGCGGGCGTCCGGCTCGTGGCCGGAACGCCCGTCGCACACGGAGCTTACTCCAGCCCCGCCGCCTGCATCTTGTCGCGGAGCGACTTGGGACGCATGTCGGTCCACACTTCCTCGATCCAGGCCAGCACCTCGGGCTTCAGCCCGTGCTTCCCGGTGTCCTTCCACCCCAGCGGCAGCTCGCGGTCGGCCGGCCAGATGGAGTACTGCTCCTCGTCGTTCACCACCGCCATGTAGATGGTGGTATCCTCGCGTTCGTCGCTCATCTCGCGCTCCTGCTGGTTTCGGATGGATCGGGGTGAGAACTGCATCAGCGGCCGCCGTCAGTCGGCGGCGGCCAGCTCGGGAACCGGCGGCGCCTCGGGCACCGGCTCGCCGTCGGGGTGCGGGTGCGGCGCGTCGGGGACGTCGCGCTCCACGTGGCGGATGGAGGGCACCAGCCATCCCCCGGCGGCGGTGAGCACCACCAGCACGCCCAGGAGGATGAACATCAGCGCCACGCCGCGCCCCTTCCCCACGCCGATCAGCGCGCCGGCGCTCGCGGCCAGGGCGGCGCCCGGCATCATCAGCGGCTCGAACACGCGCTCGGCCAGCGGCCCGGCCACCAGCACCGCCACGGGGATCATGGACATCAGCACCATCCGCCGCACGGCCGCCACGCGCCCCATCAGCTCCTGCGGCGTCTTGGTCATCCAGATCGACATGCCGCTGGTCAGCATCAGCGGCGACACCGCGGCCCACACGAAAAGGAGCCCGGCGATGACGGGGATGGAGCGGATCCCCAGCCCCGCCATGGTCACGCCGATGACCACGATGGCGGCCAGCACGCCGGCGATGCGGTTGCGCGGGCCGCCCCACGCGCCCATGGCGATGCCGCCCAGCACCGCGCCCACGCCCACCGACGCCTGCACCGCGGCGAACTGCACCGGCGTGGTGAAGCTCAGCACCATGGGCGCCAGCAGCGGGTTCACGAACGAGACCCAGAAGTTCACCAGGGCGATGCACACCAGCAACCCCAGCAGCCCCGGTCGCTCGCGCACGAAGCGCCACCCCACCGCCGCCTCGGCCACGAAGCGCCGCAGCGCCGCGCGCGCTCCGGCGGCCGCGTCCTCCGTGGACGGCGCCTGCCGGGGCGAGGGAATGGCAACCCAGACCAGCCCGCCGACGGCGGCCAGGTAGGTGGCGCCGTCGATGGCCATGATCCCGCCCAGCCCGATGGTGGCGATCAGCACGCCGGCGATGACGGGCGCCACGATCATGCTCACCGGCTGCATCACCTGCAGCAGGCCGATGGCGCGGCCGTACTGGCTGCGCGGCACGATGGCCGCCACGGCGGCGGTGAGCGCCGGGTCCTGGAACGAGGCGATGGCCGAGGCCAGCGCCGAGGTCACGAACAGGTACCAGACCTCGAAGTGCCCGTTCAGCACCAGCGCGGCGGTGGCCAGCGTGAGCAGCCCCGAGCCGGTGTCGGCCACGATCAGCAGGCGGCGCCGGTCCCAGCGGTCCACCAGCGCTCCCGCCACCGGGGAAAGGACCAGCGCCGGGAAGATCCAGGCGAACATCAGCAGCCCGAACGCCTCGGCCGAGCCGGTGCGCTGGTACACCACCACCGCCACGGCGAACGCGGTGAGCCCCGAACCCAGCGCGCTCACCAGCTGCCCCGCCCACACGATCAGGAAGGGGCGCAGCTCGCCGAGGCTCTGGCGCAGGGGTGGGGTGCCGTCTGGCTTCATCGGGGTCCAGGGGTCGCGAAGCCCGTCCGGCGGGCGCACGCCCGGACGGGCCGGGAGATCGGCGGCGGTTCCTCCCTCCCGCCATCCGTTTCCACGACGGGGCGGCGGGAGGCGACCAATCTAACACGTTTAGCGAGCTTTTTGAAACCTCCCCGCCCGCCCACGGAATTGGTTACGAAGTGCACGCATGCGAAGCCGCCTTGCGTCGCCCGGGGAGCGGGGAGGACGGACACGGAGAGGACGCCGGTACAAGCGCCCGCTCCGTATCCGCCATCGACCGAATCACCCGCCGCCGGCGCGGTCGGCCAGCAGGCGCTCGGCTTCTTCCTCGCTCAGGTTCTCCAGCCAGGCCAGCAGCTCGTCGTCGGGCTCGGCGGCGGCGGCGCGGCGCTCGTCCACCAGCGCGGCGATCCCGCGGACGGTGGGGTGGTCGAAGATCACGCCGACGGGGAGCTCCACGCCGAGGCGCGCGCCCACGCGGGTGAGGATGCGCGTGGCCTTCAGCGAGTGCCCGCCCAGGTCGAAGAAGTCGTCCGTCGCCCCCACGCGGTCCAGCCCCAGCACCTCGCGCCAGATCTCCGCCACCGCGCGCTCCGTCTCCGTCTCCGGGGCGGCGAAGGCGGTGCCCTCGTCGTGCGCGGCGGCGGCGTCCGGCATCGGCAGGGCGCGGCGATCCACCTTGCCGCCCGGCGTCTTCGGCAGCGCGTCCATCACCACGAAGGCCGCGGGAACCATCCACGCGGGAAGGCGCCCGCCCAGGTGCTCGCGCAGCTCGGGGACGGAGATGGCCCGCCACGCCGTGGGCGCCACGTACGCGGCCAGGTAGCGCTCGCCGGGCACGTCCTCGCGCGCGACGACGACGGCCTCGCCCACGGAGGGGTGATGCTGCAGCACCGCCTCGATCTCCCCCGGCTCCACGCGGAAGCCGCGGATCTTCACCTGGTGGTCGGCGCGCCCCAGGAACTCCAGCGCGCCGCCGTGCCAGCGCACGCGGTCGCCGGTCCGGTACATCCGCGCGCCCGGCGCGGCGGCGAACGGGTTGGGGAGGAAGACGGCCGCGGTGAGCCCCGGCCGCCCCAGGTAGCCGCGCGACAGTCCCTCGCCGCCCACATACAGCTCGCCGGGGACGCCGGAGGGGACAGGGCGGAGCGAGGCGTCCAGCACGTACAGCGTGGTGTTGGCCACCGGGCCGCCGATGGGGACCGACGCGGCCGCGTCGGGGACGCTCTTCACCTCGTGCCACGACGCGTAGGTGGAGTTCTCGCTGGGGCCGTACATGTTCACCAGCCGCGTTCCCCGGCACGCCTCCAGCACGCGCCGGAAGGCCGCCGGATCGGCCGCCTCGCCGCCGGTGAGCAGGTCGCGCAGCGGGGCGAAGGTGCCGGGCGCCTCGTGCGCCACCTGGCTGAAGAGCGCGGTGGTCAGGAACAGCGCGTTCACCCGCCTTGCGCGGATCAGCGCGCCCAGGCGCTGCGGCGACAGCAGGTCGTCGCGGTCGATGACGACCAGGGTGCCGCCGTTGGCGAGCGGCGCCCAGATCTCCCACGCGGCCGCGTCGAACGACGGCGCCGCGGCGTGCCCCATCCGGTCGCCCGCGCGCGGCTGCAGGTAGTCGGCGCCGCGGACCAGGCGCACGGCCGCGCGGTGCGAGATCACGCTCCCCTTCGGCTTCCCGGTGGACCCGGAGGTGTAGACGACGTACGCGGCCGCCTGCGAATCGAGATCGGGCGACATGCCGGATTTTCCCGACCTGTTCCCCAGCGCGGCGAGGGAGACCACGGGGCCGCTCCACCCGGCGAGGGTGGCGGGAACGCGGTCGCGGACGACCAGCGCCTTCGCGCCGGAGTCGGCCAGCATGAAGGCCAGCCGCTCCGCCGGGTACTCGGGGTCGAGCGGGACGTAGGCGGCGCCCGCCTTCAGCGCGCCCAGGATCCCCATCACCAGCTCCGCCGAGCGCTCCATGGCCACGGCCACGCGGTCCTCCGCGCGCACGCCCAGCTTCCGCAGCGCGGCGGCGACCCCGTCTCCCGCCGTCTCCAGCTCGGCGTAGGTGACGGTGCGGGGGCCGTGCTCGATCGCCGCCGCGTCGGGCCGCTCCCGCGCCTGCCCGGCGACCAGCCCGTGCAGCGTGGCCTCGCGCGGGAAGGGGGCCGCGCGCCCGGCGAGGGCCAGCACGCCGCGCTCCTCCTCCACGGGGAGCATGCGGAGCCGCGAGACGCGGGTGGAGGGGTCGGCCAGCGCGGATCCCAGCACGGCCTCGAAGTGGCCGATCATCCGCCGCACGGTTGCCGCGTCGAACAGGTCCTCGGCGAACTCCCAGATCATCACCACCTCGCTTCCCGCGTGCTGGTGGGCGCGGGGGATGACGATGATGTTCAGGTCGAACTTGGCGCTCTCGTTCCCCAGCCCCTCCTCGATCTCGATCTCCGCGCCTCCCAGCCGCAGCTCGGGGTACGGGGCGTGGTGGAAGTTGAAGGCGACCTGGAAGACGGGAAGGTGGCCGCGCGAGCGCTCGGGGTGCACGGCGCCCACGATCTCCACGAAGGGGACGTCCTGGTGCTGGTAGGTCTCCACCGCGGCGGTGCGGACGCGCTCCACCAGCTCCTCGAACGCGGGGTCGCCGCTCACGTCGGCGCGGATGGGGATGGTGTTGACCATCATCCCGATCAGGTCCTCGGTTTCCCGCAGCCGCCGCCCGGCCACGCCGCTGCCCACGCAGAAGTCCGTCTCGCCGGTGTAGCGGTGCATCAGCGCCTCGAAGGCGGCGAAGAGCGTCATGAACAGCGTGACCCCGTGCCGCCGGCTGAACGCGTCCGCCGCCTCGTAGAGCTCCTTGGGGAGGCGCACGCGGTGGCTGCTGCCGCGGAAGCTCATCTCCGCCGGGCGCGGGCGGTCGGCGGGGATCTCCAGCACGGGCGCCACGCCCGCGAGCCGGTGCTTCCACCACTCCAGGTGCTCGCGCGCCTCGTCGGTCTGCATCCATGCGCGCTGCCAGGCCGCGTAGTCGGCGAACTGCACGGCGGGCGGGGCGAGATCGGGAGATTCGCCGCGGGCGAAGGCGGGGTAGAGCGCGGTGAGCTCGCGCAGGAAGACGCCGAAGCTCCACCCGTCGTGGACGAGGTGCTGCTCGATGGCGAGAAGGACGTGCTCGTCTTCGTCCATCCTGAAGAGCGTCCACCGCACCAGCGGCAGCGCGTCGATGTGGAACGGGCGGCGGAACTCCTCCTTCATTCGCCGCTCCATCTCCCCCCGCTGCTCGTCCACTTCGAGATGGGAGAGGTCCTCGACGGGGAGATGGACGGGCCACGGCTCCTGGACGACCTGCGCGGGGGCGCCGTCGACCGCGGGGAAGACCGTGCGGAAGATCTCGTGGCGGCGGACGATCTCCTCCAGCGCGGCCCGCAGCGCCTCCGCGTCCAGCGCGCCGCGGATGCGCACCGTCGCCTGGAAGTTGTAGGAGCGCATGTCCGGCTTCAGGTGCTGGAAGAACCAGACGGTCTCCTGCGGATACGACAGCGGGAGCGGCCGGTCGCGCGGGGCCCGGGGGATCTGCGTCGAGGACGGGACCGGCGCCGCCGCGTCCGCCAATTGCCGCGCCAGCTCCTCCACCGTGGGCATGGCGAAGAGCGTTCCCAGCGGCAGCTCCAGCTGCATCTGCTGCCGCACCCGCGCGGCGATCTGCGTGGCCAGCAGCGAGTGGCCGCCCAGCTCGAAGAAGTCGTCGCGCACGCCCACCCGGTCGATGCCCAGCACCTC is a genomic window containing:
- a CDS encoding 4'-phosphopantetheinyl transferase family protein, giving the protein MPEPAWEPAPPRPALAADEVHVWRASLAATPDELARYHAVLSADERERAARFRFEVHRDRFIAGRGIQRQVLARYLGADPAALRYRLAEHGKPALDGPEAAGGLRFNVSNSGDGLLIALALGRELGVDLEAVLPVGDRDAVARRFFSVPENQVYDSIPDEARDLAFFTCWTRKEAYIKAIGEGLTMPLDRFDVTLRPGEPAHLLCTRGTPDEAARWTLRELDPGPGWLGALAVEGGGWSLRLFDWDPARPLVVSERR
- a CDS encoding thioesterase II family protein encodes the protein MTHSSPPPRPDRPSPWVVFPRPNPGARLRLFCFPFAGGGASIFAPWARLLPPEVELVAVQLPGRESRLSEPAFSDIDALTPRLGAELAPFMDRPFALFGHSNGGLMAFELARLLRREGRRGLVHLFVSARPAPQLPLTDPPLHALPHDQFLDALRRFNGTPEEVLQNPEIMELIVPMLRADFSLGETYRYTPEAPLAVPLSAYGGVRDLEVPPHQVEPWREQTSAAFQLRMIGGDHFFIVGEREKFLRELNLELRGVLARLVVHA
- a CDS encoding acyl-CoA dehydrogenase family protein, which gives rise to MTALSAPPVDAVPEPALRMDLGPAQEAARAEFAAFADAHVAPHAGAWDRAGITPPDAIRRLAESGWLGAVVPCEQGGAGMGWVTFGLLNEELGRACSSLRSLLTVHSMASYAVLRWGSRAQKERWLGPLARGEAIGAFALSEPNVGSDASAVETVATADGDGYVLRGTKKWTTYGQIADVFLLFAKLEGKPVAFLLERGTPGFQTVPLEIAGTRASMLAELRLDGCRVPREARLGGAGFGLAIAVATLEVGRYSVACGSAGIVRACLDASLAYAATRQQFGAAIGEHQLVQRMLANMTADQRAAHSLCMRAGWLRDQVDPAAAHETFIAKYFASTAATRAALDAVQIHGANGLTDAYPVERYLRDSRVMEIIEGSTQIQQVAIARGELEMHRRAR
- a CDS encoding acyl carrier protein, with the translated sequence MNDEEIRTKLRAFVGRFFRGHDLQDGEDFFASGFVNSMFAMQLVQFVESDFGVTVDSDDLDIDNFRSIDALSAFVERKLGAPAA
- a CDS encoding 3-hydroxyacyl-CoA dehydrogenase family protein: MSENQAAPRTVGVVGAGVMGVGVAQNLAQTGHRVILLDVSDEVLARARAEIEKGLRFHGMFTKQKTAGPAPAEVLARIDFTTSYDGFAAADFVIENVTEKWELKSPVYPVLDRVCPPHACFAANTSAYSITRIGSLTQRADRVLGMHFMNPVPLKPTVEVIRAFHTSQATIDTAQALLGAMGKEGIVVNDMPGFVSNRVLMLTINEAVWLVQDQVAAAEDVDRIFKTCFGHRMGPLETADLIGLDTILYSVEVLYESYNDSKYRPCPLLKKMVDAGLHGRKNGRGFYDYGV
- a CDS encoding MbtH family protein, yielding MSDEREDTTIYMAVVNDEEQYSIWPADRELPLGWKDTGKHGLKPEVLAWIEEVWTDMRPKSLRDKMQAAGLE
- a CDS encoding MFS transporter, which produces MKPDGTPPLRQSLGELRPFLIVWAGQLVSALGSGLTAFAVAVVVYQRTGSAEAFGLLMFAWIFPALVLSPVAGALVDRWDRRRLLIVADTGSGLLTLATAALVLNGHFEVWYLFVTSALASAIASFQDPALTAAVAAIVPRSQYGRAIGLLQVMQPVSMIVAPVIAGVLIATIGLGGIMAIDGATYLAAVGGLVWVAIPSPRQAPSTEDAAAGARAALRRFVAEAAVGWRFVRERPGLLGLLVCIALVNFWVSFVNPLLAPMVLSFTTPVQFAAVQASVGVGAVLGGIAMGAWGGPRNRIAGVLAAIVVIGVTMAGLGIRSIPVIAGLLFVWAAVSPLMLTSGMSIWMTKTPQELMGRVAAVRRMVLMSMIPVAVLVAGPLAERVFEPLMMPGAALAASAGALIGVGKGRGVALMFILLGVLVVLTAAGGWLVPSIRHVERDVPDAPHPHPDGEPVPEAPPVPELAAAD
- a CDS encoding non-ribosomal peptide synthetase codes for the protein MTATDLSTSCIHPLFETRAAAHPARDALRWRGETLAYAELDARANRLAHHLRALGAGPEVAVGVFLPRTPDLVAALLAVLKAGAAYVPLDPAYPPERVEYMLGDTRVPVLITTAALAERVPHFGGAIVRVDADAAEIAARPAESPAAAVHPENLAYVIYTSGSTGRPKGVQIEHRNTVPVLRWLKETVSDDERASVLASTSVCFDVSIAEIFGTLCWGGTLVLVENALSLAALGEPVTTVAMVPSAAAELLRMGAIPDCTRTFLLGGEPLRNELAQRLYALGHVDRVLNLYGPTEDTTYSTCKEVETGRERAMTVGRPVRGTMARVLDEAMRPVWDGDTGEVWMAGAGVTRGYLGAPAMTAERYRPDPLGGPGARMYRTGDLGRVLPDGDLECLGRMDHQVKVRGFRVEPGEIETALAAHPAVREAVVTAWEDRGEKRLAAYVVPEGAAPGTAELREHLRGRVPEYMVPDAFTFLSDLPHTPNGKVDRLALPAPRPDREGSGEYVAPRTPEEAALARIWCEVLGIDRVGVRDDFFELGGHSLLATQIAARVRQQMQLELPLGTLFAMPTVEELARQLADAAAPVPSSTQIPRAPRDRPLPLSYPQETVWFFQHLKPDMRSYNFQATVRIRGALDAEALRAALEEIVRRHEIFRTVFPAVDGAPAQVVQEPWPVHLPVEDLSHLEVDEQRGEMERRMKEEFRRPFHIDALPLVRWTLFRMDEDEHVLLAIEQHLVHDGWSFGVFLRELTALYPAFARGESPDLAPPAVQFADYAAWQRAWMQTDEAREHLEWWKHRLAGVAPVLEIPADRPRPAEMSFRGSSHRVRLPKELYEAADAFSRRHGVTLFMTLFAAFEALMHRYTGETDFCVGSGVAGRRLRETEDLIGMMVNTIPIRADVSGDPAFEELVERVRTAAVETYQHQDVPFVEIVGAVHPERSRGHLPVFQVAFNFHHAPYPELRLGGAEIEIEEGLGNESAKFDLNIIVIPRAHQHAGSEVVMIWEFAEDLFDAATVRRMIGHFEAVLGSALADPSTRVSRLRMLPVEEERGVLALAGRAAPFPREATLHGLVAGQARERPDAAAIEHGPRTVTYAELETAGDGVAAALRKLGVRAEDRVAVAMERSAELVMGILGALKAGAAYVPLDPEYPAERLAFMLADSGAKALVVRDRVPATLAGWSGPVVSLAALGNRSGKSGMSPDLDSQAAAYVVYTSGSTGKPKGSVISHRAAVRLVRGADYLQPRAGDRMGHAAAPSFDAAAWEIWAPLANGGTLVVIDRDDLLSPQRLGALIRARRVNALFLTTALFSQVAHEAPGTFAPLRDLLTGGEAADPAAFRRVLEACRGTRLVNMYGPSENSTYASWHEVKSVPDAAASVPIGGPVANTTLYVLDASLRPVPSGVPGELYVGGEGLSRGYLGRPGLTAAVFLPNPFAAAPGARMYRTGDRVRWHGGALEFLGRADHQVKIRGFRVEPGEIEAVLQHHPSVGEAVVVAREDVPGERYLAAYVAPTAWRAISVPELREHLGGRLPAWMVPAAFVVMDALPKTPGGKVDRRALPMPDAAAAHDEGTAFAAPETETERAVAEIWREVLGLDRVGATDDFFDLGGHSLKATRILTRVGARLGVELPVGVIFDHPTVRGIAALVDERRAAAAEPDDELLAWLENLSEEEAERLLADRAGGG